One genomic region from Terasakiella sp. SH-1 encodes:
- the map gene encoding type I methionyl aminopeptidase, whose protein sequence is MARGPIKIHKPEDFEGMRKSGKLAAQTLDFITPYVKPGVTTGELDKLCHDFITDHGAICAPLNYRGFPKSICTSINHVVCHGIPGDKKLVEGDIVNIDVTTILDGWYGDTSRMFPVGKTKVKANKLVDVTYEALMLGIGQVKPGVPLNRIGHAIQTYAESFRYSIVRDFCGHGLGKVFHDAPNVLHYADGNPDEGPILQEGMFFTIEPMINAGKYDIKILSDGWTAVTRDRSLSAQFEHSIGVTAEGCEIFTLSDKGWDKPPYQ, encoded by the coding sequence ATGGCCCGCGGACCGATTAAAATTCACAAGCCCGAAGATTTTGAAGGCATGCGCAAATCTGGCAAGCTGGCTGCCCAAACACTGGATTTTATCACCCCTTATGTCAAACCCGGTGTGACAACAGGGGAATTGGACAAGCTGTGTCATGATTTTATTACCGATCATGGGGCGATTTGTGCACCGTTGAATTATCGCGGTTTTCCGAAATCCATTTGTACTTCTATCAACCATGTGGTCTGTCACGGCATTCCCGGTGATAAAAAACTGGTGGAAGGCGATATCGTTAATATTGATGTCACCACTATTTTAGATGGCTGGTATGGGGATACATCGCGCATGTTCCCTGTGGGAAAAACCAAGGTCAAAGCCAACAAGCTGGTGGATGTCACCTATGAAGCCCTGATGTTGGGAATTGGGCAGGTAAAGCCGGGCGTTCCCTTAAACCGTATTGGTCATGCGATTCAAACTTATGCGGAATCTTTTCGCTATTCTATCGTGCGAGATTTCTGTGGTCATGGTTTGGGTAAGGTTTTCCATGATGCGCCTAATGTTCTTCATTACGCTGATGGCAACCCTGATGAGGGGCCTATTTTGCAAGAAGGCATGTTCTTTACGATTGAACCAATGATCAATGCAGGCAAATACGATATTAAAATCCTGTCTGATGGTTGGACAGCAGTGACGCGGGACCGTTCCCTTTCTGCCCAGTTTGAACATTCCATTGGTGTGACGGCTGAAGGATGTGAAATTTTCACGCTTTCTGATAAAGGCTGGGACAAGCCGCCTTACCAGTAA
- the sfsA gene encoding DNA/RNA nuclease SfsA: protein MKFETELIKGKLIKRYKRFLADVELENGEVVTAHCANSGSMLSVKEAGATVWLSPSNNPKRKLKFTWEIVEVDGHNVGINTGHPNKIVEEAILAGQIKELTGYANLRREVKYGQNSRIDVLLEDDDKPKCYVEVKNVTLRRGDNADFPDAVTSRGAKHLRELGDMVEEGHRSVMFYLVQRPDCTVMDIARDIDPAYDEELKNALKRGVEVICYQCDVTPEEISITTPVPVAFL from the coding sequence ATGAAATTTGAAACCGAACTGATCAAAGGCAAACTGATTAAGCGTTACAAACGTTTTTTGGCCGATGTGGAACTGGAAAATGGTGAGGTTGTCACCGCCCATTGTGCCAATTCAGGCTCCATGTTGTCGGTTAAAGAGGCTGGGGCCACTGTTTGGCTGTCCCCCAGCAATAACCCAAAACGCAAATTGAAGTTCACCTGGGAAATTGTTGAGGTTGACGGTCATAATGTGGGCATCAACACAGGCCATCCCAACAAGATTGTTGAAGAGGCTATTTTAGCAGGTCAGATCAAGGAATTGACGGGATATGCCAACCTGCGCCGTGAAGTGAAATACGGCCAGAATTCCCGTATTGATGTGTTGTTGGAAGATGACGATAAGCCGAAATGTTATGTGGAGGTTAAAAACGTGACGCTTCGTCGAGGCGATAACGCGGATTTTCCCGATGCGGTGACATCGCGCGGGGCAAAACATTTGCGCGAACTTGGCGATATGGTGGAAGAAGGTCATCGTTCGGTAATGTTTTATCTGGTACAGCGCCCAGATTGCACGGTGATGGACATTGCACGCGATATTGACCCGGCCTATGATGAAGAACTGAAAAATGCGTTAAAGCGCGGGGTCGAGGTGATTTGTTATCAATGTGATGTCACCCCGGAAGAGATCAGTATCACAACCCCCGTTCCGGTTGCATTTTTATAG
- a CDS encoding methyltransferase domain-containing protein, protein MSDLEIMTVFDRKLVREHRERAAQNWPDFDFLHKEVALRLCDRLDDVIRDFPLALDIGCHGGEVAHVLENYPKVKQVIQCDLSEKMIKRAGEHQALSLVADEEFLPFAPNSFDLIVSNLSLHWTNDLPGALLQINRCLKPDGLFIGTMFGIETLRELRQCLGQAEMDVDGGMSPRISPFADVRDAGMLLQRAGFTLPVVDADALDVRYENPMKLLKDLKGMGENNKVLERRKNFTKRALIFSAMQKYMEEFTGDDGRVPATFQVMFMTAWKDDPSQQKPLKPGAGSSADTQKLADALGVAEHILTGKEQ, encoded by the coding sequence ATGTCCGATCTTGAAATCATGACTGTGTTTGATCGCAAGCTGGTGCGTGAACATCGCGAGCGTGCAGCCCAAAACTGGCCGGATTTCGATTTCTTGCATAAAGAAGTTGCGTTGCGTCTGTGTGACCGCCTGGATGATGTGATCCGTGATTTCCCCTTGGCCCTCGATATTGGGTGTCATGGTGGTGAAGTCGCCCATGTGCTGGAAAACTACCCCAAGGTGAAACAGGTCATCCAGTGTGACTTGTCTGAGAAAATGATCAAACGGGCAGGGGAGCATCAGGCCCTAAGCCTTGTTGCAGATGAAGAGTTTTTGCCGTTTGCGCCCAATAGCTTTGATCTGATTGTGTCCAATCTCAGTTTGCATTGGACCAATGATCTCCCCGGTGCCTTGTTACAAATTAATCGTTGCCTGAAACCCGATGGATTGTTTATTGGCACGATGTTCGGCATTGAGACCTTGCGCGAATTGCGCCAATGCCTTGGGCAGGCTGAGATGGATGTGGATGGGGGCATGAGCCCGCGTATCTCGCCTTTTGCCGATGTGCGCGATGCAGGTATGTTGTTACAACGTGCAGGCTTTACCCTGCCTGTGGTGGATGCAGATGCCCTTGATGTGCGTTATGAAAATCCGATGAAGTTGCTCAAAGACCTAAAGGGCATGGGCGAAAATAACAAGGTGCTGGAACGGCGCAAAAACTTTACCAAGCGTGCGTTGATCTTTAGCGCCATGCAAAAATATATGGAAGAATTTACAGGTGATGACGGGCGTGTGCCTGCGACATTTCAGGTGATGTTCATGACCGCCTGGAAAGATGATCCCAGCCAGCAAAAACCGCTTAAACCCGGTGCAGGCAGCAGTGCAGATACTCAAAAACTTGCGGATGCCTTAGGTGTAGCCGAACATATTTTGACAGGAAAAGAGCAATAA
- a CDS encoding ComF family protein, which yields MVGEHKTLCQDCWEEACFITAPFCKSCGLPFEYDVPDGALCLNCARLRPPFVAARAVFPYDDLSRDLILAFKHGDRCDLAPTFAGWMVRSAQDLLEKSDLITPVPLHWRRLSKRRYNQAALLAYEMANITGLPYHPQLLKRTRHTPSQGTLSKTARQKNLQGAIKVTEEIKGQTILLVDDVLTTGATILACTQQLLRAGAKEVRVITIARVIQT from the coding sequence ATGGTGGGTGAACATAAGACCCTGTGTCAGGACTGTTGGGAAGAAGCCTGTTTCATCACCGCCCCTTTTTGTAAATCCTGTGGCCTGCCCTTTGAATATGATGTGCCTGACGGGGCCTTGTGCCTGAATTGCGCCCGCCTACGCCCACCTTTTGTCGCCGCACGGGCTGTTTTTCCCTATGACGATCTTTCACGGGATTTAATTCTGGCTTTTAAACATGGTGATCGGTGCGATCTGGCCCCAACCTTTGCTGGATGGATGGTGCGCAGTGCCCAGGACCTGCTTGAAAAAAGTGACCTCATCACCCCAGTGCCACTTCATTGGCGCAGGCTTTCAAAACGCCGCTATAATCAAGCTGCGTTGCTGGCATATGAAATGGCAAACATCACAGGCTTGCCTTATCACCCTCAACTTTTAAAACGCACCCGCCACACGCCAAGTCAAGGGACACTTTCTAAAACGGCGAGACAGAAAAACCTGCAAGGTGCCATTAAGGTTACGGAAGAAATCAAGGGACAAACCATTTTACTGGTCGATGATGTGCTGACCACAGGGGCCACCATATTGGCCTGCACCCAGCAACTGTTGCGCGCTGGGGCCAAAGAGGTTCGCGTCATCACCATTGCACGGGTCATTCAGACATGA
- the grxC gene encoding glutaredoxin 3, protein MAKIEIYTTRICPYCLRAKALLADKGVGFKEIDVNSGPDLRQQMMQRANGGYTVPQIFINDEHIGGCDDLYALERTGQLDAKLG, encoded by the coding sequence ATGGCGAAAATTGAAATTTACACCACCCGTATCTGTCCCTATTGCCTGCGTGCCAAGGCGTTACTGGCCGATAAAGGGGTCGGTTTTAAGGAAATTGACGTGAATTCAGGCCCTGATCTGCGCCAACAAATGATGCAGCGTGCCAATGGCGGTTATACCGTGCCGCAGATTTTTATCAATGACGAACATATCGGGGGCTGTGATGACCTTTATGCATTAGAGCGCACCGGACAATTAGACGCAAAACTAGGGTGA
- a CDS encoding carbon-nitrogen hydrolase family protein, producing MLKAAIVQVNASADMDENITTACEMVRDAAHQEAKFIAMPENVSMMEFGGKNVIAKSFAQDEHPALHAFRDLAIETKTWLLIGSLAIRLDNGKVANRSFLINEEGSITGRYDKIHLFDVDLPGGESYRESNTFDGGDQAVLAETPWGKIGMSICYDVRFPHLYRAYAQAGAKIMTVPAAFTKQTGEAHWKVLLRARAIENGCFIIAPGQCGSHKGERETYGHSLIIDPWGSVLAEGGNEPCVLTAELNLDDVEATRGKIPSLQHDQAYQF from the coding sequence ATGCTGAAAGCCGCCATTGTACAAGTCAACGCTTCTGCCGACATGGATGAAAATATCACAACAGCCTGTGAGATGGTACGCGATGCAGCCCATCAAGAGGCCAAATTCATCGCTATGCCGGAAAATGTCTCCATGATGGAATTTGGCGGTAAAAATGTGATTGCCAAATCTTTTGCCCAAGATGAACACCCCGCCCTTCACGCCTTTCGTGATCTGGCCATTGAAACCAAAACATGGTTACTCATTGGTTCTCTTGCCATTCGTCTGGACAATGGCAAAGTTGCCAACAGATCTTTCCTGATTAATGAAGAAGGAAGCATCACAGGCCGATACGATAAAATCCACCTGTTTGATGTGGATCTTCCCGGTGGCGAAAGCTATCGCGAATCCAATACGTTTGATGGTGGGGACCAAGCTGTTCTGGCAGAAACCCCTTGGGGCAAAATCGGCATGTCAATCTGTTATGACGTACGCTTTCCCCATCTTTATCGCGCTTATGCGCAGGCAGGTGCCAAGATCATGACCGTACCAGCAGCCTTTACCAAACAAACCGGTGAAGCCCACTGGAAAGTCCTGCTGCGTGCACGCGCCATTGAAAACGGATGTTTTATTATTGCACCGGGCCAATGTGGCAGCCATAAAGGTGAGCGGGAGACCTATGGTCATTCGCTGATCATTGACCCATGGGGGAGCGTACTCGCCGAAGGCGGTAATGAACCTTGTGTCTTAACGGCAGAGCTTAATCTGGACGACGTTGAAGCCACACGCGGGAAGATTCCGTCGCTGCAACATGATCAAGCGTATCAGTTTTAA